A portion of the Chlamydia avium 10DC88 genome contains these proteins:
- a CDS encoding tRNA threonylcarbamoyladenosine biosynthesis protein TsaB translates to MHFHRYIIIDTSGYQPFLAYVNHQRVLQQWSLPIGPDQGVVLEFIVKNSGLDFQGIGVAVGPGNFSATRVGLSFAQGLALSKNIPLIGYSSLEGYLTPQDKGTALVLPLGRKGGVVTLSSDLSEEGFIFANNGVGPGVLLSYDEASAYCLDNACYHVVSPNPELFRRCFSDKIRIDRVAPAIECIRKNIIAQLMFMECHPLVPDYRSCSCFF, encoded by the coding sequence ATGCATTTTCATAGATACATTATTATTGATACTTCAGGGTACCAACCATTTTTAGCCTATGTAAATCATCAGAGAGTTTTACAGCAGTGGAGTCTTCCTATTGGCCCCGATCAGGGAGTGGTATTAGAATTTATTGTTAAAAATAGCGGATTAGATTTCCAAGGAATTGGCGTAGCTGTTGGGCCTGGGAATTTTTCTGCAACTCGTGTTGGATTGTCTTTTGCTCAGGGATTAGCTTTATCTAAAAATATTCCTTTAATTGGTTACTCCTCATTAGAAGGCTATCTTACTCCTCAAGATAAAGGGACGGCTCTTGTTCTTCCTCTGGGTAGAAAAGGTGGGGTGGTTACTCTAAGCTCTGATCTTTCAGAGGAGGGATTTATTTTTGCAAATAATGGCGTTGGTCCTGGAGTTTTATTGTCCTATGACGAAGCTTCTGCTTATTGTTTAGATAATGCATGTTATCATGTAGTGTCTCCTAATCCAGAGCTTTTTCGTCGTTGCTTTTCGGACAAAATTCGTATAGATAGGGTGGCTCCTGCTATTGAATGTATTAGGAAAAACATTATTGCTCAGCTTATGTTTATGGAGTGTCATCCATTGGTTCCTGACTATCGCAGTTGCTCTTGTTTTTTCTAA
- the rpsU gene encoding 30S ribosomal protein S21 gives MPSVKVRVGEPVDRALRILKKKIDKEGILKAAKSHRFYDKPSVKKRAKSKAAAKYRSR, from the coding sequence ATGCCCAGTGTTAAAGTTAGAGTTGGTGAGCCTGTAGATCGTGCTTTAAGAATTTTGAAAAAGAAAATTGATAAAGAGGGGATTCTAAAGGCTGCTAAATCACATAGGTTTTATGATAAGCCTTCCGTAAAAAAGCGGGCCAAGTCTAAAGCGGCAGCAAAATATCGCAGTCGTTAA
- the dnaJ gene encoding molecular chaperone DnaJ, with product MDYYDVLGVSKTASLEEIKKAYRKLAVKYHPDKNPGDAEAEKRFKEVSEAYEVLSNAQKRESYDRYGKDGPFAGAGGFGGAGMGNMEDALRTFMGAFGGEFGGGSFFEGLFGGIGEAFGMRGDPVGARQGASKKIHITLSFEEAARGVEKELIISGYKTCEVCSGSGAASEKGIKRCDRCNGSGQVVQSRGFFSMASTCPECGGEGRIITDPCSNCRGQGRIKDKRNVRVDIPAGVDSGMRLKMEGYGDAGQNGAPAGDLYVFIDVEPHPVFERKGDDLILELPISLVDAALGMKKEIPTLLKEGVCRITIPEGIQSGTVLKVKNQGFPSVRGRGKGDLLVRVSVETPQNLSEEQKEILRRFSAIEKEDNFPKKRSFLDKIKGFFSDFAV from the coding sequence ATGGATTACTATGATGTTTTAGGAGTTTCTAAAACTGCCTCTCTTGAGGAAATTAAAAAAGCTTATCGTAAATTAGCTGTTAAATATCATCCCGATAAAAATCCCGGAGATGCTGAGGCTGAAAAGCGTTTTAAAGAAGTCTCAGAAGCTTATGAAGTTCTAAGTAATGCGCAAAAACGCGAGTCTTACGATCGTTATGGTAAAGATGGTCCCTTTGCTGGAGCCGGAGGATTTGGCGGTGCAGGTATGGGGAACATGGAAGATGCTCTTCGTACATTTATGGGTGCTTTTGGCGGAGAGTTTGGAGGAGGAAGCTTTTTCGAAGGCCTGTTTGGAGGCATAGGGGAAGCTTTCGGTATGCGTGGTGACCCCGTAGGAGCACGTCAAGGAGCGAGTAAAAAAATCCATATTACACTATCGTTTGAAGAAGCTGCACGCGGTGTTGAAAAAGAATTAATTATTTCCGGATATAAGACTTGCGAAGTTTGTTCTGGTAGCGGAGCTGCTAGTGAAAAGGGAATAAAACGTTGTGATAGGTGTAACGGCTCAGGGCAAGTAGTACAAAGTCGTGGCTTTTTCTCTATGGCATCCACATGTCCTGAATGTGGTGGTGAAGGGCGTATTATTACCGATCCTTGTTCAAACTGCCGTGGTCAGGGCAGAATAAAAGATAAGCGTAATGTACGTGTCGATATACCTGCCGGAGTGGATTCTGGCATGCGTTTGAAAATGGAGGGTTATGGAGATGCAGGGCAAAATGGTGCACCTGCTGGAGACCTTTATGTTTTTATTGATGTTGAACCGCATCCTGTTTTCGAACGTAAAGGAGACGACTTAATTCTTGAGCTTCCAATCAGTTTAGTCGATGCTGCTTTAGGAATGAAGAAAGAGATCCCTACTTTATTAAAAGAGGGAGTGTGTCGCATTACTATTCCTGAAGGTATTCAGAGTGGAACGGTTCTTAAAGTGAAAAATCAAGGATTTCCTAGTGTTCGAGGTCGGGGAAAAGGAGACTTGCTCGTGCGGGTTTCTGTAGAGACTCCACAGAATTTATCAGAAGAACAAAAAGAAATTCTTCGTAGGTTTTCTGCTATAGAGAAAGAGGATAACTTCCCTAAAAAGCGAAGTTTCTTAGATAAAATCAAAGGCTTTTTTTCTGACTTCGCTGTATAG
- a CDS encoding alpha-ketoacid dehydrogenase subunit alpha/beta — MAIVGCELVSSVQEVLKLAWSLRFAESKMLQLSRQSDSGGTFQLSCAGHELAGIIAGRSLLPGKDWSFPYYRDQGFPLGLGCDLHEILASFLARLTTNHSAGRMMPYHYSHKKLRICCQSSVVGTQFLQAAGRAWAVKNMQANEVVYVSGGDGSTSQGEFHEMLNYVALHQLPLVTAIQNNSWAISVPFSEQCSADLSSLGKSYRGLDIYEVDGGDYIDLANAFSQAIERARVSSIPALLLINVVRLEPHSNSDNHEKYRTREDLDACSNCDPLLRLENQLTEYGITSTEILEIKSEAKEEVARAYSLAESMPFPSKGSTSHEVFSPYTPALIDYEDSVESRSLCDQPKVMRDAITEALMEEMQRDSGVVIFGEDVAGDKGGVFGVTRDFSRKFGAQRCFNTPLAEATIIGTAIGMAFDGIHKPVAEIQFADYIWPGINQLFSEASSIYYRSSGEWEVPLVIRAPCGGYIQGGPYHSQSIEAFLAHCPGIKVVYPSNAADAKALLKSAIRDPNPVVFLEHKALYQRRAFSACPVFSSEYILPFGKAKIVRPGTDLTIVSWGMSLVMSVDIAKELEELGISTEVIDLRTIVPWDYPTVLESVKKTGKLLITHEAPEFCGFGSEISATLSEQAYMYLDAPIRRIAGLHAPVPYSKILENEVLPQRDKIYQAAKSLAEF, encoded by the coding sequence ATGGCAATAGTAGGGTGTGAATTAGTATCTTCAGTACAAGAGGTTCTAAAACTTGCCTGGAGTTTGAGATTTGCTGAATCCAAAATGCTCCAATTGTCTAGACAAAGCGATTCCGGAGGGACGTTTCAGCTGTCTTGTGCAGGTCATGAGCTTGCAGGAATCATTGCTGGAAGGAGTTTGCTTCCAGGAAAAGATTGGTCTTTCCCCTATTATAGAGATCAAGGTTTCCCTTTAGGCCTAGGGTGTGATCTTCATGAGATTTTAGCCTCTTTTCTTGCTCGTCTTACTACAAATCATTCTGCTGGTAGGATGATGCCCTACCACTATTCCCACAAGAAATTACGTATTTGTTGCCAGTCTAGTGTTGTAGGAACACAATTTCTCCAAGCTGCCGGGCGTGCCTGGGCTGTTAAGAACATGCAAGCAAATGAAGTTGTCTACGTCTCTGGAGGGGATGGATCTACTTCCCAGGGAGAGTTCCATGAAATGTTAAACTATGTTGCTTTACATCAGCTCCCCTTAGTGACTGCGATACAAAATAATTCCTGGGCAATTTCAGTGCCCTTTTCTGAACAATGTTCTGCAGATTTATCTTCTTTAGGAAAGAGTTATCGTGGTTTAGACATATATGAAGTTGATGGTGGGGATTATATAGATCTTGCTAATGCTTTTTCTCAGGCTATTGAACGGGCTAGAGTATCTTCAATCCCAGCGCTACTTCTTATTAATGTAGTGCGTTTAGAACCACATAGCAATTCTGATAATCATGAAAAGTATCGAACTCGTGAAGATTTGGATGCTTGTAGCAACTGTGATCCTTTATTACGTCTAGAAAATCAACTCACAGAATATGGAATTACCTCCACAGAAATTTTAGAAATTAAATCCGAAGCAAAAGAAGAAGTAGCACGTGCGTATTCTCTTGCTGAATCTATGCCTTTTCCGAGTAAAGGCTCAACAAGTCATGAAGTTTTTTCTCCGTACACACCAGCATTAATTGATTACGAAGATTCTGTAGAATCTAGGAGTTTATGTGATCAGCCTAAAGTAATGCGCGATGCAATTACTGAGGCATTAATGGAAGAAATGCAGAGAGATTCTGGTGTGGTCATTTTTGGTGAAGATGTAGCTGGGGATAAGGGAGGAGTATTTGGCGTTACCCGAGATTTTTCCCGTAAATTTGGTGCACAACGTTGTTTTAATACACCGTTAGCAGAGGCTACGATTATTGGTACAGCTATAGGGATGGCATTTGATGGTATTCATAAGCCTGTGGCAGAAATTCAATTTGCTGATTATATTTGGCCTGGTATTAATCAGTTATTTTCAGAAGCTTCAAGTATATACTATCGTTCTTCTGGAGAGTGGGAAGTCCCTTTAGTTATTCGTGCACCTTGTGGAGGATATATTCAGGGAGGACCTTATCATTCTCAGAGTATAGAGGCTTTTTTAGCTCATTGTCCAGGAATTAAGGTTGTATACCCCTCTAATGCTGCGGATGCAAAAGCTCTATTGAAATCAGCGATTCGCGATCCGAATCCTGTAGTTTTCCTGGAGCACAAAGCATTATATCAACGTCGAGCTTTTAGTGCTTGTCCTGTGTTTTCTTCAGAATACATCCTCCCTTTTGGAAAAGCAAAAATTGTACGTCCTGGAACAGATTTAACTATTGTTTCCTGGGGAATGTCTTTAGTGATGAGTGTCGATATCGCTAAGGAGCTTGAAGAATTGGGTATTTCTACGGAGGTGATTGATTTACGTACGATTGTTCCCTGGGATTATCCTACTGTATTAGAATCCGTGAAGAAAACTGGAAAGTTGTTGATTACCCATGAGGCTCCAGAATTCTGTGGATTTGGAAGCGAGATTTCTGCAACGCTTTCTGAGCAAGCTTATATGTATCTTGATGCTCCTATCCGACGTATTGCTGGACTGCATGCGCCTGTACCTTATTCTAAGATACTTGAAAATGAGGTTTTACCTCAAAGAGACAAGATTTATCAAGCTGCTAAAAGTCTAGCAGAATTTTAA
- a CDS encoding ComEC/Rec2 family competence protein, protein MLMHLKAFSSYTLRYLYSLWLWLNYKCHYFQQQHPIFICSMYWLTGIVSRPYPECGAILLIFLHLFTSKTEAKYQILLGISFLISLFTYTNPNFNHVGPVSGKFFIKYKSKMKNTYLGDALLIQYPCGATYHHLPSCTIICNIPLETSKKYHLQGEVLNHTSQFIFKSNDWSCLIPSSKISLLHRYLRKSCENRLLQLFSSQDSGKFVSGLLLGTPLPIQLKKQFQNKGLAHVFAISGWHFSLLSSGLFILFSPFPTKIRSFLVLIILSLSTLFFPFSPSVWRSWFSLIFLCLSQYSSGICSSLNRLGACFILCSSMFSIYLPGFFLSFLATLGILLFFPHVFRFFYSPWSQIAPFYFKPILRYIYGSISLSISSQILLIFPMMKFFDSLPLEGLIYNLFFPLLLLPIFFLILSSIFLPFLSPITDFCIHQILSLPPLHAPNIFISLSFSSPSSLILTCLLLSFFLIGVCLEKTQTTTITYRS, encoded by the coding sequence ATGTTAATGCATCTGAAAGCTTTTTCATCCTATACTCTTAGATATTTATACTCACTATGGTTATGGCTAAATTATAAGTGTCATTATTTCCAACAACAACATCCCATTTTTATCTGTTCCATGTACTGGTTGACAGGTATCGTATCTCGTCCTTACCCTGAATGTGGGGCCATTCTTTTAATTTTTCTTCATCTTTTTACATCAAAAACAGAAGCCAAATACCAAATCCTTCTAGGAATTTCTTTCCTAATTTCTCTATTTACCTACACTAACCCTAATTTCAATCATGTAGGGCCAGTTTCAGGAAAGTTCTTCATCAAATACAAATCTAAAATGAAAAACACATACTTAGGAGATGCTTTGCTTATTCAATATCCTTGTGGAGCAACCTATCATCACCTTCCCTCTTGTACTATTATTTGCAATATCCCCTTGGAAACCAGTAAAAAATACCACCTACAAGGAGAAGTGTTAAATCATACATCTCAATTTATTTTTAAGTCTAATGATTGGAGTTGCTTAATCCCTTCTTCTAAAATTTCTTTACTTCATAGATATTTGAGAAAATCATGTGAAAATCGACTTCTTCAGCTTTTCTCTTCTCAAGATTCAGGAAAATTTGTCTCTGGTTTACTGTTAGGAACTCCTCTACCCATCCAATTAAAGAAACAGTTCCAAAACAAAGGACTTGCTCATGTATTCGCTATCTCTGGATGGCATTTCTCCCTACTTTCCTCGGGATTATTTATCCTCTTCTCTCCTTTCCCTACAAAAATAAGATCTTTTCTTGTGTTAATCATTCTCTCCCTATCCACTCTGTTCTTTCCCTTTTCTCCTTCAGTATGGCGCTCCTGGTTCTCTCTAATTTTCCTTTGTCTCTCTCAATATTCCTCAGGAATTTGTTCTTCACTCAATCGTCTAGGTGCGTGTTTTATTTTATGTTCTTCCATGTTCTCTATCTATCTTCCTGGGTTTTTCCTTAGCTTTCTAGCTACTCTGGGTATTCTCCTTTTTTTCCCGCATGTATTTCGTTTCTTTTACTCTCCCTGGAGTCAGATAGCTCCTTTCTATTTTAAACCCATTCTCCGCTATATTTATGGATCCATCTCTCTATCCATTTCCTCACAAATCTTACTAATATTTCCCATGATGAAATTCTTTGATTCTCTACCTTTAGAAGGACTAATTTATAATCTCTTTTTCCCTCTCCTTCTCCTCCCCATATTCTTTCTTATTCTATCCTCTATCTTCTTGCCTTTTCTTTCCCCTATCACGGATTTCTGCATTCATCAAATTCTTTCCCTCCCCCCTCTACATGCACCTAATATCTTCATTTCCCTCTCCTTCTCCTCCCCATCTTCCTTAATCCTAACATGTCTACTCTTAAGCTTCTTCCTGATCGGTGTATGCTTAGAAAAAACGCAAACTACCACGATTACTTATAGATCCTAA
- a CDS encoding HPr family phosphocarrier protein: MNEKEKVYTSFPDTQEEYTGICVVRNTSGVHVRPASAIVKLLKGEECEVSFTYAEKTVNAKSIMSILILGAPKNGEIFVRIRGKNSHRVFQKLQNAFESGFGEL; encoded by the coding sequence ATTAATGAAAAAGAAAAGGTATATACATCTTTTCCTGATACTCAAGAAGAGTACACAGGAATTTGTGTAGTGAGGAACACTTCAGGAGTTCATGTGCGTCCTGCAAGTGCTATTGTTAAATTATTGAAAGGTGAGGAGTGTGAGGTAAGTTTCACTTATGCAGAGAAAACAGTAAATGCCAAGAGTATAATGAGTATTCTCATATTGGGTGCCCCAAAAAATGGGGAAATTTTCGTACGTATTCGGGGAAAGAATTCTCATCGTGTATTTCAGAAATTACAAAATGCTTTTGAATCAGGATTTGGAGAATTATAG
- the ptsP gene encoding phosphoenolpyruvate--protein phosphotransferase yields the protein MPAHSIETTEEWRIPGMTIVSGMAIGKAFFLGASPLQIHELTLPQEEVEHEIHRYYKALNRSKLDIAALEKEANSNQDQQEISSILQAHLEIIKDPILTEEVVNTIRKDRKNAEYVFSSVMGKIEESLTATQGVSVVLDRVQDIHDISNRVLGYLRCQHKYPLGEPDQNIIVFSKELTPSEVASANPDYIRGFVSLVGAHTSHTAIVSRAKNIPYLANLSQENWEKIQGYVGKLVFIDGIRGEIIFNPKAKTLESYYKKKNLSCSIPSSYVQQEVFPTIVSAHATSLEDIQLISESFPKTSIGLFRSEFLAITKDRLPEYEEQIQVYQALARFPERSSVLRLFDFSEDKPLPGVGCISDRSIRYLLKNVEILDQQLLAILAASAFGPLKILIPGVADVTEIIEVKRRLTMLSHSFSGECIFDNISLGCMIEFPSAVMMIDEIISECDFLSIGTNDLMQYTLGNLRETTPPPYLNIPLHPSVMRMICRVICSAKQREVSVSVCGEAAADLSLVPFFLGLGVEELSVAIPAIHQLRMKIASLNLSDCVECTEKLLRARTCEGVRTLLI from the coding sequence ATGCCAGCACATTCTATAGAGACAACAGAAGAATGGCGAATCCCTGGTATGACTATAGTTTCCGGAATGGCTATAGGCAAGGCTTTTTTTTTGGGTGCCTCTCCGTTGCAGATTCATGAGCTTACTCTTCCTCAAGAAGAGGTAGAGCATGAGATTCATCGGTATTATAAAGCATTGAATCGTTCCAAACTGGATATTGCTGCGCTAGAAAAAGAAGCAAATAGTAACCAGGATCAACAAGAAATTTCGTCTATTTTACAGGCTCACTTAGAAATTATTAAAGATCCCATTTTAACAGAAGAAGTTGTCAATACAATTAGGAAAGATCGTAAGAATGCTGAGTATGTATTTTCTTCTGTTATGGGGAAAATAGAGGAATCTTTGACAGCTACACAGGGGGTGTCTGTAGTTTTAGATCGTGTTCAAGATATTCATGATATTTCGAACCGAGTGCTTGGTTATTTGCGCTGCCAACATAAGTATCCATTAGGAGAACCGGATCAAAATATTATTGTTTTTTCTAAGGAGTTAACACCTTCAGAAGTTGCAAGTGCGAATCCTGATTATATTCGTGGTTTTGTTTCCTTAGTAGGAGCACATACATCTCATACGGCAATTGTATCTCGGGCAAAGAATATTCCTTATTTAGCAAATCTTTCTCAGGAAAATTGGGAAAAAATCCAAGGATATGTTGGAAAGTTGGTGTTTATTGACGGGATTCGTGGGGAGATTATTTTTAATCCGAAAGCTAAAACTCTGGAAAGCTACTATAAAAAGAAAAACTTGTCTTGTAGTATACCCTCATCTTATGTTCAGCAGGAAGTATTCCCTACAATTGTATCTGCACATGCGACTAGCCTGGAAGATATCCAGCTAATTTCAGAGAGCTTTCCTAAAACATCTATAGGGTTATTTCGTTCAGAATTTCTTGCAATCACTAAAGACCGATTGCCTGAATATGAAGAGCAAATACAGGTTTATCAAGCATTAGCCAGGTTTCCTGAACGTAGTTCTGTACTACGTCTATTTGATTTTAGTGAGGATAAACCTCTCCCCGGAGTAGGTTGTATTTCAGATCGTTCCATACGCTATTTATTAAAAAATGTGGAAATTCTTGATCAACAACTTTTAGCAATTTTAGCAGCATCAGCATTTGGTCCTTTAAAGATACTCATTCCTGGAGTAGCTGATGTTACAGAGATTATAGAAGTGAAGAGACGATTGACAATGCTGAGCCATTCTTTTTCTGGAGAATGCATTTTTGACAATATCTCTTTGGGTTGTATGATTGAATTCCCCTCAGCAGTGATGATGATTGACGAAATCATTTCAGAGTGCGACTTCCTTTCCATAGGAACGAATGATTTGATGCAATACACTTTGGGGAATCTTAGAGAGACGACTCCTCCTCCTTATCTGAACATACCCTTACATCCTTCAGTTATGCGCATGATTTGTCGAGTAATTTGTAGCGCCAAGCAACGAGAGGTTTCTGTTTCTGTATGTGGAGAAGCAGCAGCGGATCTTTCTTTAGTCCCTTTCTTTTTAGGGCTAGGAGTTGAAGAATTATCCGTAGCCATACCAGCAATTCATCAATTACGTATGAAGATAGCCTCATTAAATTTAAGCGATTGTGTCGAATGCACAGAAAAGCTCCTAAGAGCTCGAACTTGTGAGGGAGTTCGCACGCTATTAATTTAA
- the dnaX gene encoding DNA polymerase III subunit gamma/tau, with product MSSSTYQVSSRKYRPQTFSDILGQDSVVTVLKNALQFHRVAHAYLFSGIRGTGKTTIARIFAKALNCVSPTENYEPCNSCCQCQEISSGTSLDVLEIDGASHRGIEDIRQINETVLFAPAKSQYKIYIIDEVHMLTKEAFNSLLKTLEEPPRHVKFFLATTETHKVPGTILSRCQKMQLKRIPEAIIVDKLASIAQETHIKASRESFIPIARSAQGSLRDAESLYDYIISLFPQELLPSAVADALGLLPQDTLTALTEAIRTKNYTQALLPITTAINSGVSPITFLHDLTMFYRDLLLHKEDSDSPLMKLSQHYSYECLLEIIDFLGESAKYLQHTIFEKTFLETVIIHLIRIYQRPSLENLFSQLKAEISPKLSLTPSVQPQIPIQSNTHYEEQNFLSPPLPKKETPSSVGGAAIDTLLQFAVVEFSGILTKE from the coding sequence ATGTCATCGTCCACTTATCAAGTTTCCTCTAGAAAGTACCGACCTCAAACTTTTTCTGACATCCTTGGACAAGACTCTGTAGTTACAGTATTAAAAAATGCTCTCCAATTTCATCGTGTAGCTCATGCGTATTTATTTTCAGGAATTCGAGGAACAGGGAAAACCACAATAGCAAGAATTTTTGCCAAAGCTCTGAACTGTGTTTCGCCTACAGAAAATTACGAGCCTTGTAATTCCTGTTGCCAATGCCAAGAAATATCTTCCGGAACCTCCCTAGATGTATTAGAAATCGATGGAGCTTCCCATCGAGGAATTGAAGATATCCGCCAAATTAATGAAACTGTGCTGTTTGCTCCTGCTAAATCACAATATAAGATTTATATTATTGATGAAGTGCACATGCTCACTAAAGAGGCTTTTAACTCTCTATTAAAAACTTTAGAAGAGCCTCCTCGTCATGTTAAATTTTTCCTTGCTACCACGGAAACACACAAGGTTCCAGGAACCATTTTAAGTCGCTGTCAAAAAATGCAATTAAAAAGGATCCCTGAGGCAATTATTGTGGATAAGCTTGCTTCTATAGCACAAGAAACTCATATCAAGGCTTCTCGAGAATCCTTCATTCCTATCGCGAGATCTGCTCAAGGTAGCTTGCGTGATGCAGAATCTCTTTATGATTACATTATTAGCTTATTTCCTCAGGAACTTTTGCCTTCAGCAGTAGCAGATGCCTTAGGATTACTACCCCAAGATACCCTCACTGCCCTAACGGAAGCGATCCGCACTAAAAATTATACTCAAGCCCTACTTCCGATAACTACGGCAATCAACTCTGGAGTTTCCCCCATTACCTTTCTACATGATCTGACGATGTTTTATCGTGACCTCCTATTACATAAAGAAGATAGTGATTCTCCTCTAATGAAGCTAAGTCAACACTATTCCTATGAATGCCTTCTAGAAATTATTGACTTTCTAGGTGAATCAGCGAAGTATTTACAACATACAATTTTTGAAAAAACTTTCTTAGAAACTGTAATTATTCATCTCATTCGGATATATCAGCGTCCTTCTCTTGAAAATCTATTTTCACAATTAAAAGCAGAAATATCTCCTAAGTTGTCTCTAACTCCTTCTGTTCAACCTCAAATACCTATACAATCAAACACACATTATGAAGAGCAGAATTTTCTATCCCCACCTTTACCCAAAAAAGAAACTCCATCTTCAGTAGGAGGAGCTGCTATAGATACATTATTACAATTTGCTGTTGTGGAATTTTCTGGAATTTTAACTAAGGAGTAA
- a CDS encoding hydroxymethylbilane synthase: MLSACYTDPFLSDFCLGRRPLRLASRKSALAKAQVHECVYLLRSWYPRLWIQDYTTDTQGDKDKNTPLHRVENSNFFTDAVDDLVIRGICHLGIHSAKDLPFPSTLPVVAITRSLDPADMLVYRKEYLKTPFPKYPKLGSSSLRRNEILKTLFPQGKILDIRGTIEERLHQLESGKYDAIIVAKAALIRLHLTLPHAEELPPPYHPLQGCLGITASKNIASWKKFLSYIHSPNQIFSSTF; the protein is encoded by the coding sequence ATGCTATCCGCTTGCTATACTGATCCCTTTTTATCGGACTTCTGTTTAGGGAGACGTCCCCTACGTCTTGCGTCTAGGAAATCTGCACTAGCTAAAGCTCAGGTACATGAGTGTGTCTACCTACTACGCTCGTGGTATCCCCGATTATGGATTCAAGACTACACTACGGATACCCAGGGGGATAAGGATAAAAATACTCCTCTTCATCGTGTAGAAAACTCTAATTTCTTTACTGATGCTGTAGATGATCTCGTGATTCGTGGTATTTGTCATCTTGGTATTCATTCTGCAAAAGACCTTCCCTTTCCTTCAACATTACCCGTCGTCGCTATTACACGTAGCCTAGACCCTGCGGATATGTTGGTGTATAGAAAGGAATATTTAAAAACACCCTTTCCTAAATATCCCAAACTAGGAAGCTCTTCCTTACGTCGTAATGAAATATTAAAAACATTATTCCCACAGGGAAAAATCCTAGATATCCGCGGTACCATAGAGGAGAGACTACACCAACTGGAATCGGGAAAATACGATGCCATTATTGTTGCTAAAGCAGCGCTGATACGTCTCCATCTGACTCTTCCGCACGCTGAAGAACTTCCTCCTCCCTACCATCCTCTTCAAGGTTGTTTAGGCATCACGGCATCAAAAAACATTGCTTCTTGGAAAAAATTTCTCTCATATATTCATTCTCCTAATCAAATATTCTCTTCAACATTTTAA